The Brachyspira hampsonii genomic interval CCATAGATTTATGTATGCAGCTTCTTGGTATTCCAATATTTTTAGTTTCATCATTGATTATAGATATTTTTTTCCAAAGTCCTGTATTATAAAAAATAACTTTATATCCAAAATCTATATCAACTTCATATCCTCCACCATTTTGATATAATGAAACTGATTCTATATTATTTCCCGGAAAATTAATATTTAAAAAATTTTTTGCTCTCAAAGGCAGAGAATTTTCTGTTATAGTTTGAGAATATATATTTAAATTAAATATAAATACAAGCAAAATTAATTTTAGATATTTCATAACCTTTATTTTCGTATTTTATAATTATAATGTTAGAATTTTTTATATTATAATTGTAATTGTTTCAAAATAATTCTAACAAATACATTTTAAAAATTAAAATACCAGCTATATAAAATAACCGGTATTTTTATAATATTTTTAAAGAACACTATTTTCTTGTTCTGATATGCTATTCTTAATAATATCATTATATTCTTGAATTAAGGAATTATAATCTTCATCATTAAATATAATAGAATCATCATAATTATTATTAAGAAAATTTAAGTTATTAATCACAATGGTTCCTCCTTTTCTCTAAGGCTTAATCATATTTAGAAGCAATAATATTATAATAAAAAATATAGATTAATTTACCATTAAGTATTATAAAAACTATATACTATTAAACAACTTAAATCTGATATTATAATAATAACAAAAATTTATTTTAAAAAATAAAAAATATATATTTTTTCACAAAAAACATGTTATTAAAAAAATAAAATGAAGAAATAAAAAAGACCTACACATTTATATGTATAGGTCTTTGTATTTCTAATCAAAAACAAAATCAATTCATAGCATTAATTTTTCTCATCATATAAGATTTTTTAGCAACTGCTCTATTAACATGAATAACAGATTTTCTAGCAGCTTTATCTAAAGCACTCGCATATTTTTTAAATTCTTCTGAAGCAAGATTTTTATCATTACTATCTACCGCTTTAATTACTTTCTTTTTTTGAGTATTTAAGAAACTTTTAATTTTTCTGTTATAGAGATTTCTAACTTCATTCTGTCTTAATCTTTTAGATGCAGAAGCTATATTAGGCATTGTAATTCACTCCATATTAAAATAAAATGCGGAGTTGACGGGGCTCGAACCCGCGGCCTCCTGCGTGACAGGCAGGCGCTCTAACCAAACTGAGCTACAACTCCAAATTAGTTAAGGAATGCTTCGTATTATATACTAATTATATTTTTTGTCAACTACTATAATGAAAAAAATTAAAAAATATATATTAAAATTATCACTATTATTATTTTTTTTGTATATTTAATATATAAATATTAGAAGCATATAATAAAAAATATAGAATTGATAAATATTAACAGCTTAATGAAATTTATTAAATTTTAATACACGCACGCTGAATGTTTTATATACATATATAGATTATCAATCATAATAAAAAATATATATAAAATTAAATAAAACGTGCGGTGTATTAAATTTAAAATTAAAAAGAATTGGGTGGGAAGCTAAAAATTTTTAATTAGACAGAAAAAAATAGAAAATATAAATTGCAGAATACATCAATAAGAATGAAGGGTGGGATTTAAAATAGCTCAAAAAAGAAAAGTAAGTAAAATAC includes:
- a CDS encoding PepSY-like domain-containing protein, whose product is MKYLKLILLVFIFNLNIYSQTITENSLPLRAKNFLNINFPGNNIESVSLYQNGGGYEVDIDFGYKVIFYNTGLWKKISIINDETKNIGIPRSCIHKSMVNVIDNEYPHSKITEIERKDKNFIIKLDDKYLMEITGYGIIISQENLDKEDTDSYN
- the rpsT gene encoding 30S ribosomal protein S20, encoding MPNIASASKRLRQNEVRNLYNRKIKSFLNTQKKKVIKAVDSNDKNLASEEFKKYASALDKAARKSVIHVNRAVAKKSYMMRKINAMN